The Chiloscyllium punctatum isolate Juve2018m chromosome 30, sChiPun1.3, whole genome shotgun sequence genome includes a region encoding these proteins:
- the LOC140455556 gene encoding LOW QUALITY PROTEIN: muscarinic acetylcholine receptor M2-like (The sequence of the model RefSeq protein was modified relative to this genomic sequence to represent the inferred CDS: inserted 1 base in 1 codon; deleted 3 bases in 2 codons) has product MGRSTKPPNELTNLRLEICKHFYLTSVHKAGYYNKAIKLGIVPKISSENGFGKQFRPADNIDTSPTKKKSHHLPGAFGSLAKTQHPVTSKRMTKITSVCEMKLSSLGLPLKGINIADSLKRVYLQIQSCLAVEQELQLAPLSAREGVRGIKWSLSFQTVLPKRKVLYLPDSGLVLDLTSPPAAENGGHCLSRIPFVVQYFPEAENLSYDLRLLQNIINEDEHLAKTYRTSPLLAFKQSPSLKQIIVPSKMPAQTTHQNRIAENGTEANETLSNPAGWLDSGNGTSYKTLKLVFVVIVTESLSLVTVIGNILVICSIKVNKQLQTINNCFIFSLASADMIVAAFSMNLYTIYIVTSYWSMGPVICDLWLAVDYVVSNASAMNLLVISLDRYFYVTKPHSYPFXRTTKRAMIMIATSWMLPFIMFTPPILIWQLITGERNVSDGECYVQFLSNPVVTFGTTIVAFYLPVTILVILYAHISRASKRRIKENKKMSESSKDSVCPSLMNDLMIKLDGNSITNVDDGTYPVQKQNGEITNSNYAQEKEPEFFNEPTFFSGFPTNQMKKGMMQQRTNLPSEQSCLSKEICKLFCLKIARKSQNYNNSSTNSGIAPTISSENGTGREIRVDKINTVTKTPAKKKVITSREIRVTQTIFAILLAFIVTWTPYNVIVFIKTFCSICVPNPFWTIGYWLCYINSTVNPACYNKLTLCNNKFKKTFKYLLLCQYRNVGATR; this is encoded by the exons ATGGGAAGGAGCACCAAACCTCCTAATGAATTAACCAATCTCAGATTGGAAATATGCAAGCACTTTTACTTAACGTCAGTTCACAAAGCTGGATACTACAACAAAGCCATCAAACTAGGAATAGTTCCAAAGATCAGCAGCGAAAATGGGTTTGGTAAACAGTTCAGACCTGCAGATAATATCGATACCAGCCCTACTAAGAAGAAG TCCCATCATCTTCCTGGGGCATTTGGGAGCTTAGCCAAGACACAGCATCCTGTAACATCCAAAAGAATGACTAAAATTACCTCAGTATGTGAAATGAAACTGTCGAGTCTGGGGTTACCTTTGAAAGGAATAAA CATCGCGGATTCTCTAAAACGAGTCTATCTGCAGATTCAGAGCTGTCTTGCTGTCGAACAAGAACTGCAGCTGGCCCCACTTTCTGCACGTGAAGGAGTCAGGGGCATCAAATGGTCCCTGAGCTTCCAAA CTGTGCTGCCCAAACGAAAAGTACTTTACCTTCCTGACAGCGGCCTGGTCCTAGATCTTACATCTCCCCCTGCTGCTGAAAATGGAGGCCATTGTCTCTCAAG GAtaccctttgttgtccagtacttcccagaagCTGAAAACCTAAGCTATGATCTTCGCCTCCTGCaaaacattatcaatgaggatgagcacctcgccaagacctacCGCACAtctccactgcttgcctttaaacaatcACCAagcctcaaacagatcattgttcctaGCAAAATGCCCG CACAAACTACGCATCAAAATCGGATAGCAGAAAATGGAACAGAAGCAAACGAAACTCTCAGTAATCCAGCTGGCTGGCTCGACAGTGGAAATGGGACTTCTTACAAAACGCTTAAATTGGTCTTTGTTGTGATTGTAACAGAATCATTAAGCTTAGTGACCGTAATAGGAAACATTCTGGTCATATGTTCTATTAAAGTGAACAAACAATTACAAACTATTAATAACTGCTTTATTTTCAGCTTAGCCAGTGCTGACATGATTGTAGCTGCATTCTCCATGAATCTATACACTATTTACATTGTAACAAGTTACTGGTCTATGGGCCCAGTGATATGTGATTTATGGCTTGCTGTAGATTATGTTGTCAGTAATGCCTCCGCCATGAACCTCCTTGTGATCAGCCTTGACCGTTACTTCTATGTGACCAAACCGCATAGCTACCCTT TGAGAACAACTAAGAGAGCAATGATAATGATTGCGACTTCTTGGATGTTACCATTTATTATGTTCACTCCTCCCATTCTCATCTGGCAGCTTATCACAGGGGAACGGAATGTTAGTGATGGCGAGTGCTATGTTCAGTTCCTCTCAAATCCTGTTGTTACTTTTGGTACTACGATAGTCGCGTTTTATCTCCCTGTCACTATCCTGGTGATCTTGTATGCGCACATATCTCGAGCCAGCAAGCGTCGAATAAAAGAGAATAAGAAGATGTCAGAGTCAAGCAAGGACAGTGTTTGTCCCAGTCTAATGAATGATTTA ATGATAAAACTGGATGGCAACAGTATAACCAATGTGGATGACGGCACTTACCCCGTCCAAAAGCAAAATGGTGAAATAACAAATTCTAATTATGCCCAAGAAAAGGAGCCAGAGTTCTTCAATGAGCCCACTTTTTTCAGTGGGTTCCCAACAAACCAGATGAAAAAAGGAATGATGCAACAGAGAACAAATCTTCCAAGTGAGCAAAGCTGTCTCAGTAAGGAAATATGCAAACTATTTTGTTTAAAGATAGCTCGCAAATCTCAAAACTACAATAACAGTTCAACTAATTCAGGAATAGCACCAACCATCAGTAGCGAGAatgggacaggcagagagatcagagttgacaaaATCAATACCGTGACCAAGACTCCTGCTAAGAAGAAGGTCATTACATCCCGAGAAATAAGGGTGACTCAAACCATCTTCGCAATTCTCCTGGCATTTATTGTAACCTGGACCCCATACAATGTTATCGTGTTCATTAAAACCTTTTGTTCAATCTGTGTCCCCAATCCATTTTGGACTATTGGATACTGGCTCTGTTACATTAACAGTACTGTCAACCCAGCCTGTTATAACAAGTTA ACACTCTGTAATAACAAGTTCAAGAAAACTTTCAAGTATCTTCTCTTGTGTCAGTACAGAAATGTTGGTGCAACAAGATGA